A section of the Citrobacter farmeri genome encodes:
- the cmk gene encoding (d)CMP kinase codes for MTAIAPVITIDGPSGAGKGTLCKAMAEALQWHLLDSGAIYRVLALAALHHHVDVASEDALVPLATHLDVRFVSTDGNLEVILEGEDVSGEIRTQEVANAASQVAAFPRVREALLRRQRAFREAPGLIADGRDMGTVVFPDAPVKIFLDASSEERAHRRMLQLQEKGFSVNFERLLAEIKERDDRDRNRAVAPLVPAADALVLDSTRLSIEQVIEKALQYARQKLALA; via the coding sequence ATGACGGCAATTGCCCCGGTAATTACCATTGATGGCCCAAGCGGTGCAGGAAAAGGCACCTTGTGCAAAGCGATGGCGGAAGCATTGCAATGGCATCTGTTGGACTCTGGCGCAATCTATCGCGTGCTGGCGCTGGCGGCATTACATCATCATGTTGATGTCGCATCGGAAGACGCACTGGTCCCACTGGCAACCCATCTTGATGTTCGCTTTGTCTCAACTGACGGAAATCTGGAAGTGATTCTTGAAGGGGAAGACGTTAGCGGTGAAATCCGCACGCAGGAAGTCGCCAATGCCGCCTCTCAGGTTGCGGCATTCCCACGAGTCCGTGAAGCGCTACTGCGTCGTCAACGCGCTTTTCGTGAAGCGCCGGGACTGATCGCCGACGGACGTGATATGGGGACGGTGGTTTTCCCCGATGCGCCGGTTAAAATTTTCCTTGACGCCTCCTCGGAAGAACGTGCGCATCGCCGTATGCTACAGTTGCAGGAGAAAGGCTTTAGTGTTAACTTTGAACGCCTTTTGGCCGAGATCAAAGAACGCGACGATCGCGACCGAAACCGTGCTGTAGCGCCGCTGGTACCCGCTGCTGATGCTTTAGTTTTAGATTCTACACGATTAAGCATTGAGCAAGTGATTGAAAAAGCGCTACAATACGCGCGCCAAAAACTGGCACTCGCTTAA